In Pantoea agglomerans, the genomic stretch TTTCTCGATGACCTCGAAGGGATGTTTGCCTTTATTCTGTGGGACAGCGTGAAGCAGCAGTATCTGATTGGCCGCGACCATATCGGCATTATTCCGCTCTATATGGGCAACGACGAACACGGCAACCTGTTTGTCGCGTCGGAAATGAAAGCGCTGGTGCCGGTGTGCCGCTCAATTAAAGAGTTCCCGCCGGGAAGCTATCTCTCCAGCACCGACGGCGAAATTCGTCGCTACTGGCAGCGCGACTGGATGGAGTACGCCGCGGTAGAACACAACGTCACCGATGCGGCGGGCCTGAAGCATGCGCTGGAAGAGTCGGTGAAAAGCCACCTGATGTCAGACGTGCCGTACGGCGTGCTGCTCTCCGGCGGTCTGGACTCCTCTATTATTTCAGCGGTAACCAAACGCTTCGCCGCGAAACGCGTCGAAGATCAGGACAAAAGCGACGCCTGGTGGCCGCAGCTGCACTCTTTCGCGGTCGGCCTGGAAGGCTCGCCGGATCTGAAAGCGGCGAAAGCGGTGGCGGAGCACCTGGGCACGGTGCATCACGAGATCCACTTTACCGTGCAGGAAGGGCTGGATGCGATTCGCGATGTGATCTATCACATTGAAACCTACGACGTCACCACCATTCGCGCCTCAACGCCGATGTACCTGATGTCGCGTAAAATCAAGGCGATGGGCATCAAAATGGTGCTGTCGGGCGAAGGCGCAGATGAAGTATTCGGCGGCTACCTCTACTTCCACAAGGCGCCGAACGCCAAAGAGTTTCATGAAGAGAACGTGCGTAAACTGCTGGCGCTGCATATGTATGACTGCGCGCGCGCCAACAAAGCGATGTCCGCCTGGGGCGTGGAGGCACGCGTGCCTTTCCTCGACAAGAAATTCCTCGACGTAGCGATGCGCATTAACCCGCAGGACAAGATGTGCGGCAGCAACGGCAAAATGGAAAAACACATTCTGCGCGAATGTTTCTCTTCCTATCTGCCGGAAAGCGTCGCATGGCGTCAGAAAGAGCAGTTCTCTGACGGCGTCGGCTACAGCTGGATCGACACGCTGAAAGAGGTAGCGGCGAAGCAGGTAAGCGATCAGCAGCTGGCGACCGCGCACTTCCGCTTCCCGTACAACACGCCAGCGTCGAAAGAGGCCTACCTCTATCGCGAAATCTTTGAAGAGCTGTTCCCGCTGCCAAGCGCGGCGGAGTGTGTGCCGGGCGGTCCGTCGGTCGCCTGCTCCTCTGCGAAAGCGATTGAGTGGGATGAAGCCTTTAAGTCGATGGACGATCCTTCAGGTCGCGCGGTGGGTGTGCACCAGTCCGCTTATGCTTATAAGTAAGTAAAATAAGCCATAACCAAATGGGCCTTGCGGGGCCCCTTTTTTTAGCTTTGATGTGGTTACGATCAAAATTTGCCGAATAATTCATCAGCCTGGTTACAAGCCAGACAAACAGGCGTCAGGAGACGAAAATCGGCAAAAAATGTGTTGACGCTCCACAGCTCAATACGCATAATGCGCCCCGCAACGCCGATGAAGGTAACGCGAAAAAAGATGGCTACGTAGCTCAGCTGGTTAGAGCACATCACTCATAATGATGGGGTCACAGGTTCAAATCCCGTCGTAGCCACCATCTTTTTTGCGGGAGTGGCGAAATTGGTAGACGCACCAGATTTAGGTTCTGGCGCCGCAAGGTGTGCGAGTTCAAGTCTCGCCTCCCGCACCATTTCAGTCTTCGGCAGCCGGATGGGGTATCGCCAAGCGGTAAGGCACCGGTTTTTGATACCGGCATTCCCTGGTTCGAATCCAGGTACCCCAGCCAATCCGATACGCTCTCGTGGATACGAGTCGACGAATGGGATATCGCCAAGCGGTAAGGCACCGGTTTTTGATACCGGCATTCCCTGGTTCGAATCCAGGTATCCCAGCCACATCGGGTGCAGTAAGCAGTACATTTGGCTACGTAGCTCAGCTGGTTAGAGCACATCACTCATAATGATGGGGTCACAGGTTCAAATCCCGTCGTAGCCACCAAATTATTGGGGTATCGCCAAGCGGTAAGGCACCGGATTCTGATTCCGGCATTCCGAGGTTCGAATCCTCGTACCCCAGCCATACAAGACAATTTGACAAGACACTATTGGGGTGTCGCCAAGCGGTAAGGCACCGGATTCTGATTCCGGCATTCCGGGGTTCGAATCCCTGCACCCCAGCCAAATTGACAACAAGGCCCGCTTTTGCGGGCTTTGTTGTTTTTGTCGTCTGCTGATTTTTTCACCCTGAGCGTTTTCAAACAGCAACGCAGCGGTTAAATCTGGCCGCGGTGGAGCTTCCCGACGAGCCAGGCGTCCCGCGACGGGAAAAAACGCCGGGAACGTTTTGAACAACGCAGCGCGCTGGCCCGTTTACGGACGCACCCCAGGGATGAGGTGCGTAACCGCGCGGGCCGGGCGGTCATGAATAACGAACAGCGACGTTGCGATCGGGGAGCCTCTCCGTGGCCGCGCACGAAGGCAACAGCCGCTCCCGCTTTCGCTCATGGAAGCAGCCTGCGGCTAAAGCCCCAGCGCATACCGCAGCACCTTGCGCTTCAGCGCGCCCGAACGCTCGGCCGCCATCAGCCCCAGATTGCGGGCGAACTTCAGCGGCGGCAGCCGGTTGCTGAAGGCGAAATAGAACAGATCCATCCCGCTCTGCATCAGCAGGTTATCGCGGCGACGCTGCGACTGATAACGACGCAGCACATTTTCAGACGCCCACTCCTGCGCGTTGGCGCGCGCCTCCACCAGCACATCCACCAGCGCGTCCACGTCGCGATAGCCCAGGTTGACGCCCTGCCCCGCCAGCGGATTAATGGTATGCGCCGCATCGCCGATCAACGCCAGTCCGGGCAGCACATAGCGCTGCGCATGACGTCGCACCAGCGGGAAGCTCGCCGCCGTCTGCGCTTTAAAACGCCCCAGCCGCGCCGGGAAAGCGGCGGCAATCTCCTTCTCCAGCTGCGGCAGCGGCATCCCCTGCAGCTGACGGATACGCGCCGGCGCGTCATACCACACCAGCGAGGCGCGATTGTCATACAGCGGCAGAAAAGCGTGCGGTCCCTGCGGGGTAAACTGCTGCCAGGTCGCGTCGCCCGCCGGATGCTCGCAGGTGACACCGATCAGCAGACAGGATTGTGCGTAGCTCCAGCCGTCGATGCCGATGCCCGCCATCTGTCGCACCTGTGAGTTTGCTCCGTCGGCACCAACCACCAGCCGGGTATGCAGCGCCTCGCCGTCGCTGAGATCGAGTCGCCAGCCGCCGTTCTCCTGCTGCAGACCCGCGAGCGTTGCAGGCGCGCGCAGCGTGATATCGAGCTGCACCATTCTTTCCCACAGTGCGCGCTGCAGCACGCTATTCTCGACCATAAAGCCCAGCTCCGGCAGGCCGAGCGACGCGGCGTCGAAGCTGACGTGAGCCGTCTGCCACTCCCAGGTTTCCAGCTTGCGATAGGGCGCAAAGCGCATCGCCTGCACGCGCGGCCAGACCTCCAGCTGTTTCAGCAGCCCCGCCGAGGCGCTGCCGATGGCGGAGATACGCACGTCGGGATCGCTGTCGGGGTCAAAAGGCGCAGGCTCCGCGCGCTCCACCACCGCGACGCGAAACTGCTGAAGCGCCAGACCGCACGCCAGCGCAGCGCCGACCATGCCGCCGCCCACCACCACCACATCAAAGCGGTTATCCTGCATTGCTCATCTCCTTCTGATCTCTACCCGCCGCAAAAAAAGCGGGATAACTGGCGCAAAGTGTACCGGAAAAACGTCCCGGCGGCAGAAATGGCCGGCCAGGGGCGCGACGGACTGGCGCTTGCGCCGTGGATATGCGAAGTATGGCGGCTATGCGCTGGTCACAACAGCGTCAAAGCATTACAATACGCGCCCTGCACCTCACTGCACTGAATCAATGGCTAGTTCGACAATGAAAAAACTGCATATCAAAACCTGGGGCTGTCAGATGAATGAGTACGATTCATCCAAGATGGCTGACCTGCTGAACAGCACCCACGGCTACACGCTGACCGAGGAAGCTGACGAGGCGGACGTGCTGCTGCTCAACACCTGCTCTATTCGTGAGAAGGCGCAGGAGAAAGTTTTCCATCAGCTGGGCCGCTGGAAAACCTTAAAAGAGCGCAACCCTGATTTGATTATCGGTGTCGGCGGCTGCGTGGCGTCGCAGGAGGGGGATCATATTCGCCAGCGCGCCAGCTATGTGGATATCGTGTTCGGTCCGCAAACCCTGCATCGCCTGCCGGAAATGATCAACAGCGTACGCGGCAGCAAAAGCCCGATCGTCGATATCAGCTTCCCGGAAATCGAAAAATTTGACCGTCTGCCGGAACCGCGCGCGGAAGGTCCCACCGCCTTCGTCTCCATCATGGAAGGCTGTAACAAATACTGCACCTTCTGCGTCGTGCCCTATACGCGCGGCGAAGAGGTCAGCCGTCCCTGCGACGATATCCTGCTGGAGATCGCGCAGCTGGCGGCGCAGGGCGTGCGTGAAGTTAACCTGCTGGGCCAGAACGTCAACGCCTATCGCGGCGCAACCTTCGACGGCGAAATCTGCACCTTCGCGGAGCTGCTGCGCCTGGTGGCCGCCATTGACGGCATCGACCGCATTCGCTTCACCACCAGCCACCCGATAGAGTTCACCGACGATATTATCGAGGTCTACCGCGATACGCCGGAGCTGGTGAGCTTCCTGCACCTGCCGGTTCAGAGCGGCGCAGACCGCATCCTGACGCTGATGAAGCGCGCCCATACCGCGCTGGAGTACAAAGCGATTATCCGCAAGCTGCGCGCCGCGCGTCCGGATATTCAGATCAGCTCTGACTTTATCATCGGCTTCCCGGGTGAAACCCAGCAGGACTTCGAACAGACCATGAAGCTGATTGCCGACGTTAACTTCGACATGAGCTTCAGCTTTATCTACTCTGCGCGTCCCGGCACGCCGGCGGCAGATCTGCCGGACGACGTCTCGGAAGAGGAGAAAAAGCAGCGCCTCTATATCCTGCAGGATCGCATCAACCAGCAGGCGATGGCATGGAGTCGCCGTATGCTCGGCACGGTGCAGCGCATTCTGGTGGAAGGCACCTCGCGTAAAAACGTGATGGAGCTGTCGGGCCGTACGGAAACCAACCGCGTGGTGAACTTTGAAGGTTCACCGGAGATGATCGGCAAGTTTGTCGATGTCGAGATTGTCGACGTCTATACT encodes the following:
- the asnB gene encoding asparagine synthase B, whose amino-acid sequence is MCSIFGVLDLKSDPIELRKKALESSRLMRHRGPDWSGVYADDKAILAHERLSIVDVNNGAQPLYNADHTHVLAVNGEIYNHQALRAELSDRYQFQTGSDCEVILALYQEKGVDFLDDLEGMFAFILWDSVKQQYLIGRDHIGIIPLYMGNDEHGNLFVASEMKALVPVCRSIKEFPPGSYLSSTDGEIRRYWQRDWMEYAAVEHNVTDAAGLKHALEESVKSHLMSDVPYGVLLSGGLDSSIISAVTKRFAAKRVEDQDKSDAWWPQLHSFAVGLEGSPDLKAAKAVAEHLGTVHHEIHFTVQEGLDAIRDVIYHIETYDVTTIRASTPMYLMSRKIKAMGIKMVLSGEGADEVFGGYLYFHKAPNAKEFHEENVRKLLALHMYDCARANKAMSAWGVEARVPFLDKKFLDVAMRINPQDKMCGSNGKMEKHILRECFSSYLPESVAWRQKEQFSDGVGYSWIDTLKEVAAKQVSDQQLATAHFRFPYNTPASKEAYLYREIFEELFPLPSAAECVPGGPSVACSSAKAIEWDEAFKSMDDPSGRAVGVHQSAYAYK
- the ubiF gene encoding 3-demethoxyubiquinol 3-hydroxylase; amino-acid sequence: MQDNRFDVVVVGGGMVGAALACGLALQQFRVAVVERAEPAPFDPDSDPDVRISAIGSASAGLLKQLEVWPRVQAMRFAPYRKLETWEWQTAHVSFDAASLGLPELGFMVENSVLQRALWERMVQLDITLRAPATLAGLQQENGGWRLDLSDGEALHTRLVVGADGANSQVRQMAGIGIDGWSYAQSCLLIGVTCEHPAGDATWQQFTPQGPHAFLPLYDNRASLVWYDAPARIRQLQGMPLPQLEKEIAAAFPARLGRFKAQTAASFPLVRRHAQRYVLPGLALIGDAAHTINPLAGQGVNLGYRDVDALVDVLVEARANAQEWASENVLRRYQSQRRRDNLLMQSGMDLFYFAFSNRLPPLKFARNLGLMAAERSGALKRKVLRYALGL
- the miaB gene encoding tRNA (N6-isopentenyl adenosine(37)-C2)-methylthiotransferase MiaB, whose translation is MASSTMKKLHIKTWGCQMNEYDSSKMADLLNSTHGYTLTEEADEADVLLLNTCSIREKAQEKVFHQLGRWKTLKERNPDLIIGVGGCVASQEGDHIRQRASYVDIVFGPQTLHRLPEMINSVRGSKSPIVDISFPEIEKFDRLPEPRAEGPTAFVSIMEGCNKYCTFCVVPYTRGEEVSRPCDDILLEIAQLAAQGVREVNLLGQNVNAYRGATFDGEICTFAELLRLVAAIDGIDRIRFTTSHPIEFTDDIIEVYRDTPELVSFLHLPVQSGADRILTLMKRAHTALEYKAIIRKLRAARPDIQISSDFIIGFPGETQQDFEQTMKLIADVNFDMSFSFIYSARPGTPAADLPDDVSEEEKKQRLYILQDRINQQAMAWSRRMLGTVQRILVEGTSRKNVMELSGRTETNRVVNFEGSPEMIGKFVDVEIVDVYTNSLRGKVVRTEDEMGLRIVESPASVIARTRKENEIGVGTFQP